In Rattus norvegicus strain BN/NHsdMcwi chromosome 3, GRCr8, whole genome shotgun sequence, a genomic segment contains:
- the Ypel4 gene encoding protein yippee-like 4 isoform X1, giving the protein MPSCDPGPAPACLPTKTFRSYLPRCHRTYSCVHCRAHLAKHDELISKSFQGSHGRAYLFNSVVNVGCGPAEQRLLLTGLHSVADIFCESCKTTLGWKYEQAFETSQKYKEGKYIIEMSHMVKDNGWD; this is encoded by the exons ATGCCCAGCTGTGACCCTGGCCCGGCCCCTGCATGTTTACCCACCAAGACTTTCCGCAGCTACCTGCCCCGCTGCCACCGCACATACAGTTGCGTCCACTGTCGAGCACACTTGGCCAAACATGATGAGCTTATTTCCAAG TCTTTCCAAGGAAGCCATGGCCGGGCCTACCTGTTTAACTCCGT GGTCAACGTGGGTTGTGGGCCAGCTGAACAGCGCCTCCTGCTCACAGGACTCCACTCGGTAGCTGACATTTTCTGTGAAAGCTGCAAGACTACACTGGGCTGGAAATAT gaacAAGCTTTTGAGACCAGCCAGAAATACAAAGAAGGGAAGTACATCATTGAGATGTCACACATGGTGAAAGACAACGGCTGGGACTGA